A DNA window from Drosophila virilis strain 15010-1051.87 chromosome 4, Dvir_AGI_RSII-ME, whole genome shotgun sequence contains the following coding sequences:
- the LOC6628211 gene encoding uncharacterized protein isoform X1 yields MPQKKGNQAPVTSETDVVFKPLPPNIFLYIQLAHIDIPPNITDPLEIHLDQGGSLIIKCVEHYNTDGIIVQDEFHLKPTYTLVFQQDNLDRINHAADNPLLIKLYMCKTDEPTYYATEEMEVEAEASDLLSTLFDKIEQSTDVTAELSFDETKVEMVLLCVGYLDIIKLFGHHRCMLREELYLYPVPDCPIELRRTVNTEWHLYTLVPIAKELTFTNMAFVTFESIYNLKEEYTLDLDTLTVQLSFRSLLPVERNEYHVIPWCSFNKFTETTIENQDNHHVFEYFRNSVPDSSCTGLKSSMEVQMHKLFEHLMRSDHMDIDFDLIDPILDNALVCNTFHRYILTKRMSDILYTAIAWRRYVIAVDVWNVATIEKKVGKKMVKTTGNQIIFSGIIDPAIFCFPGVQTIRFAVELKYLGAKKKLSYIKPTSTTSQTRNTNRPSSQQDTESPTFAIIKICLLAPLGQVYEELKVFRESFISQNRLLYCKGELHNTEPLPLSKIQRDAYTRLDVFMRDTIRYIVDKNVHSIEDKRSHFCCALQNLTNILLKVIGCDFNMRVPTSTSIEFANLCAVAYNELEQRAHNLLEKIEAEGLDELVANKQERIDNLIDHMNAIKIMNAVGDKRMANYFYEKVIGWMIGHFKDKLFVSRAERTNTFASLFEFYDLIANMERGEYVAAKAFFKTQKLLSVMHDYLAGWIRIYLDYVSTRDDPDPLVSANATECLLNSIMKYAENNDRQLDGWILLYCYYKRFDYAPGHSYARWRLEDHLKKPRASSSTAPYSLWGISLNVYPTFDHQRGYVFYESFKMFVRLGLYEFGQVIFEDVQHECSLAESYMISTQLRIFLNQLDPDFQVTTFSFEGSGAEELLVGFNAQLNGNVEYYLGNMESAAEYYTHNLQQCRAATPGRDNFLLSKFRLAYLAFEAGNYQLTIDALHYPSVGKLLALVGNYLMGKAYYKLNEHNKAMECFIQCTTFGSHVPDIWGYLALINLQMGNNMNALTCWKYARVDPTKGIRDETIFDELDMIDIDTVDLYVDYPSPTNSGTSILGEDDDD; encoded by the exons ATGCCGCAAAAGAAAGGCAACCAGGCCCCGGTCACGTCAGAAACTGATGTGGTTTTCAAGCCGCTGCCGccaaatatatttctatacaTACAGCTGGCCCATATCGACATACCGCCTAACATAACGGATCCATTGGAAATACATTTGGATCAAGGCGGCAGCCTAATTATCAAATGCGTGGAGCATTACAACACCGACGGGATTATAGTACAGGATGAGTTCCATCTGAAGCCCACGTACACATTGGTATTTCAACAGGATAATCTGGATCGGATCAATCATGCAGCCGATAATCCTCTGCTGATAAAGCTTTATATGTGCAAGACCGACGAGCCGACCTACTATGCGACGGAGGAGATGGAAGTGGAGGCAGAAGCCTCCGACTTGCTGTCCACGCTATTTGATAAAATTGAGCAAAGTACAGATGTCACGGCCGAGCTCAGCTTTGACGAGACCAAGGTCGAGATGGTGCTGCTCTGTGTGGGCTATCTCGATATAATCAAGCTATTCGGTCATCATCGCTGCATGCTGCGCGAGGAGCTCTATCTATATCCCGTGCCCGATTGCCCCATTGAACTGCGCCGCACCGTGAACACCGAATGGCATCTGTACACGCTGGTGCCCATCGCCAAGGAGCTGACCTTCACCAACATGGCGTTCGTTACATTCGAGTCCATTTACAATCTGAAGGAGGAGTATACGCTCGATCTGGATACGCTAACGGTACAGCTCAGCTTTCGGTCGTTGCTGCCCGTCGAACGCAACGAATACCATGTGATACCCTGGTGCAGCTTCAATAAATTCACCGAAACGACCATTGAGAATCAGGATAATCATCATGTATTCGAATACTTTCGGAATAGCGTGCCGGATAGTTCCTGCACGGGCCTCAAGTCCAGCATGGAGGTGCAAATGCATAAGCTTTTCGAGCATTTGATGCGCTCCGATCATATGGACATCGATTTTGATCTGATCGATCCGATACTCGATAATGCCCTGGTCTGCAACACCTTCCATCGATATATACTCACCAAGAGAATGTCGGATATATTGTATACGGCGATCGCCTGGCGGCGATATGTTATTGCTGTCGATGTCTGGAATGTGGCCACAATTGAGAAAAAAGTTGGCAAAAAAATGGTCAAAACAACGGGCAATCAGATTATATTCTCGGGCATAATAGATCCAGCCATATTCTGCTTTCCCGGCG TGCAAACGATTCGCTTTGCTGTGGAGCTAAAATATCTGGGCGCCAAGAAGAAGTTGTCTTACATAAAGCCAACAAGTACAACGTCCCAGACACGTAATACGAATCGGCCGAGCTCTCAACAAGATACCGAATCGCCGACATTTGcgattataaaaatatgcctGCTGGCACCGCTGGGCCAGGTGTACGAGGAGCTGAAGGTGTTTCGCGAATCCTTCATTAGTCAGAATCGTTTGCTCTACTGCAAAGGCGAGCTGCACAATACGGAGCCCTTGCCGCTCAGTAAGATCCAGCGGGACGCCTATACGCGACTAGATGTGTTCATGCGGGACACGATACGCTATATAGTCGATAAGAATGTGCACAGCATCGAGGACAAGCGTAGTCATTTCTGCTGCGCCCTGCAGAATCTGACCAACATCTTGCTCAAGGTGATCGGCTGTGACTTCAATATGCGCGTACCCACCAGCACCAGCATTGAGTTTGCA AACTTGTGCGCCGTTGCCTACAATGAGCTGGAGCAGCGGGCGCACAATCTGCTCGAGAAGATCGAGGCGGAGGGCCTGGATGAGCTTGTGGCCAACAAACAGGAGCGCATCGACAATCTGATCGATCATATGAATGCCATTAAAATCATGAACGCCGTCGGGGACAAACGTATGGCCAATTATTTTTACGAAAAGGTGATTGGCTGGATGATTGGGCACTTTAAAGATAAGCTATTCGTATCTCGTGCA GAAAGAACGAATACCTTTGCCAGTCTCTTTGAGTTCTATGACTTAATCGCAAACATGGAACGCGGTGAATACGTGGCAGCCAAAGCCTTctttaaaacacaaaaacttttATCTGTGATGCACGATTACCTTGC CGGCTGGATACGCATTTACCTGGACTATGTGAGCACACGGGACGATCCCGATCCGCTGGTATCAGCCAATGCGACCGAATGCCTCTTGAATAGCATAATGAAATATGCGGAAAACAATGATCGTCAATTGGATGGTTGGATACTCCTCTATTGCTACTATAAACGCTTCGATTATGCGCCCGGGCATTCGTATGCACGCTGGCGCTTGGAAGATCACCTGAAGAAGCCGCGTGCCAGCAGCTCCACGGCGCCTTACAGCCTGTGGGGCATATCGCTGAACGTGTATCCCACATTTGATCATCAGCGCGGCTACGTTTTCTACGAATCcttcaaaatgtttgtgcGCTTGGGCCTGTACGAGTTCGGTCAGGTGATATTCGAGGATGTGCAGCACGAGTGCAGCCTTGCGgagagctatatgataagcACACAGTTAAGGATATTTCTCAATCAACTGGATCCAGACTTTCAGGTGACGACGTTCAGCTTTGAGGGCAGCGGTGCGGAGGAACTGCTG GTCGGCTTTAATGCTCAGCTGAATGGCAACGTGGAGTATTATCTCGGCAATATGGAGAGTGCCGCCGAATATTATACACACAATTTGCAACAGTGCAGAGCAGCTACACCGGGTCGTGACAACTTTTTACTCAGCAAATTTCGTCTGGCCTATTTGGCCTTTGAGGCGGGCAACTACCAGCTGACAATTGATGCACTGCATTATCCCAGTGTCGGCAAATTGCTTGCCCTGGTCGGCAACTATCTCATGGGTAAGGCCTACTACAAGTTGAACGAGCACAACAAGGCAATGGAGTGTTTTATCCAATGCACCACATTTGGATCACATGTGCCAGATATTTGGGGTTACCTGGCGTTGATCAATCTACAAATGGGCAACAATATGAATGCCCTCACGTGTTGGAAATATGCTAGAGTT GATCCCACAAAAGGAATCAGAGATGAGACCATCTTCGACGAGTTGGACATGATTGACATCGACACCGTGGATCTGTATGTAGATTATCCCAGTCCCACCAATAGTGGCACATCGATTTTGGGCGAAGATGATGACGATTAA
- the LOC6628211 gene encoding uncharacterized protein isoform X2, translating to MPQKKGNQAPVTSETDVVFKPLPPNIFLYIQLAHIDIPPNITDPLEIHLDQGGSLIIKCVEHYNTDGIIVQDEFHLKPTYTLVFQQDNLDRINHAADNPLLIKLYMCKTDEPTYYATEEMEVEAEASDLLSTLFDKIEQSTDVTAELSFDETKVEMVLLCVGYLDIIKLFGHHRCMLREELYLYPVPDCPIELRRTVNTEWHLYTLVPIAKELTFTNMAFVTFESIYNLKEEYTLDLDTLTVQLSFRSLLPVERNEYHVIPWCSFNKFTETTIENQDNHHVFEYFRNSVPDSSCTGLKSSMEVQMHKLFEHLMRSDHMDIDFDLIDPILDNALVCNTFHRYILTKRMSDILYTAIAWRRYVIAVDVWNVATIEKKVGKKMVKTTGNQIIFSGIIDPAIFCFPGVQTIRFAVELKYLGAKKKLSYIKPTSTTSQTRNTNRPSSQQDTESPTFAIIKICLLAPLGQVYEELKVFRESFISQNRLLYCKGELHNTEPLPLSKIQRDAYTRLDVFMRDTIRYIVDKNVHSIEDKRSHFCCALQNLTNILLKVIGCDFNMRVPTSTSIEFANLCAVAYNELEQRAHNLLEKIEAEGLDELVANKQERIDNLIDHMNAIKIMNAVGDKRMANYFYEKERTNTFASLFEFYDLIANMERGEYVAAKAFFKTQKLLSVMHDYLAGWIRIYLDYVSTRDDPDPLVSANATECLLNSIMKYAENNDRQLDGWILLYCYYKRFDYAPGHSYARWRLEDHLKKPRASSSTAPYSLWGISLNVYPTFDHQRGYVFYESFKMFVRLGLYEFGQVIFEDVQHECSLAESYMISTQLRIFLNQLDPDFQVTTFSFEGSGAEELLVGFNAQLNGNVEYYLGNMESAAEYYTHNLQQCRAATPGRDNFLLSKFRLAYLAFEAGNYQLTIDALHYPSVGKLLALVGNYLMGKAYYKLNEHNKAMECFIQCTTFGSHVPDIWGYLALINLQMGNNMNALTCWKYARVDPTKGIRDETIFDELDMIDIDTVDLYVDYPSPTNSGTSILGEDDDD from the exons ATGCCGCAAAAGAAAGGCAACCAGGCCCCGGTCACGTCAGAAACTGATGTGGTTTTCAAGCCGCTGCCGccaaatatatttctatacaTACAGCTGGCCCATATCGACATACCGCCTAACATAACGGATCCATTGGAAATACATTTGGATCAAGGCGGCAGCCTAATTATCAAATGCGTGGAGCATTACAACACCGACGGGATTATAGTACAGGATGAGTTCCATCTGAAGCCCACGTACACATTGGTATTTCAACAGGATAATCTGGATCGGATCAATCATGCAGCCGATAATCCTCTGCTGATAAAGCTTTATATGTGCAAGACCGACGAGCCGACCTACTATGCGACGGAGGAGATGGAAGTGGAGGCAGAAGCCTCCGACTTGCTGTCCACGCTATTTGATAAAATTGAGCAAAGTACAGATGTCACGGCCGAGCTCAGCTTTGACGAGACCAAGGTCGAGATGGTGCTGCTCTGTGTGGGCTATCTCGATATAATCAAGCTATTCGGTCATCATCGCTGCATGCTGCGCGAGGAGCTCTATCTATATCCCGTGCCCGATTGCCCCATTGAACTGCGCCGCACCGTGAACACCGAATGGCATCTGTACACGCTGGTGCCCATCGCCAAGGAGCTGACCTTCACCAACATGGCGTTCGTTACATTCGAGTCCATTTACAATCTGAAGGAGGAGTATACGCTCGATCTGGATACGCTAACGGTACAGCTCAGCTTTCGGTCGTTGCTGCCCGTCGAACGCAACGAATACCATGTGATACCCTGGTGCAGCTTCAATAAATTCACCGAAACGACCATTGAGAATCAGGATAATCATCATGTATTCGAATACTTTCGGAATAGCGTGCCGGATAGTTCCTGCACGGGCCTCAAGTCCAGCATGGAGGTGCAAATGCATAAGCTTTTCGAGCATTTGATGCGCTCCGATCATATGGACATCGATTTTGATCTGATCGATCCGATACTCGATAATGCCCTGGTCTGCAACACCTTCCATCGATATATACTCACCAAGAGAATGTCGGATATATTGTATACGGCGATCGCCTGGCGGCGATATGTTATTGCTGTCGATGTCTGGAATGTGGCCACAATTGAGAAAAAAGTTGGCAAAAAAATGGTCAAAACAACGGGCAATCAGATTATATTCTCGGGCATAATAGATCCAGCCATATTCTGCTTTCCCGGCG TGCAAACGATTCGCTTTGCTGTGGAGCTAAAATATCTGGGCGCCAAGAAGAAGTTGTCTTACATAAAGCCAACAAGTACAACGTCCCAGACACGTAATACGAATCGGCCGAGCTCTCAACAAGATACCGAATCGCCGACATTTGcgattataaaaatatgcctGCTGGCACCGCTGGGCCAGGTGTACGAGGAGCTGAAGGTGTTTCGCGAATCCTTCATTAGTCAGAATCGTTTGCTCTACTGCAAAGGCGAGCTGCACAATACGGAGCCCTTGCCGCTCAGTAAGATCCAGCGGGACGCCTATACGCGACTAGATGTGTTCATGCGGGACACGATACGCTATATAGTCGATAAGAATGTGCACAGCATCGAGGACAAGCGTAGTCATTTCTGCTGCGCCCTGCAGAATCTGACCAACATCTTGCTCAAGGTGATCGGCTGTGACTTCAATATGCGCGTACCCACCAGCACCAGCATTGAGTTTGCA AACTTGTGCGCCGTTGCCTACAATGAGCTGGAGCAGCGGGCGCACAATCTGCTCGAGAAGATCGAGGCGGAGGGCCTGGATGAGCTTGTGGCCAACAAACAGGAGCGCATCGACAATCTGATCGATCATATGAATGCCATTAAAATCATGAACGCCGTCGGGGACAAACGTATGGCCAATTATTTTTACGAAAAG GAAAGAACGAATACCTTTGCCAGTCTCTTTGAGTTCTATGACTTAATCGCAAACATGGAACGCGGTGAATACGTGGCAGCCAAAGCCTTctttaaaacacaaaaacttttATCTGTGATGCACGATTACCTTGC CGGCTGGATACGCATTTACCTGGACTATGTGAGCACACGGGACGATCCCGATCCGCTGGTATCAGCCAATGCGACCGAATGCCTCTTGAATAGCATAATGAAATATGCGGAAAACAATGATCGTCAATTGGATGGTTGGATACTCCTCTATTGCTACTATAAACGCTTCGATTATGCGCCCGGGCATTCGTATGCACGCTGGCGCTTGGAAGATCACCTGAAGAAGCCGCGTGCCAGCAGCTCCACGGCGCCTTACAGCCTGTGGGGCATATCGCTGAACGTGTATCCCACATTTGATCATCAGCGCGGCTACGTTTTCTACGAATCcttcaaaatgtttgtgcGCTTGGGCCTGTACGAGTTCGGTCAGGTGATATTCGAGGATGTGCAGCACGAGTGCAGCCTTGCGgagagctatatgataagcACACAGTTAAGGATATTTCTCAATCAACTGGATCCAGACTTTCAGGTGACGACGTTCAGCTTTGAGGGCAGCGGTGCGGAGGAACTGCTG GTCGGCTTTAATGCTCAGCTGAATGGCAACGTGGAGTATTATCTCGGCAATATGGAGAGTGCCGCCGAATATTATACACACAATTTGCAACAGTGCAGAGCAGCTACACCGGGTCGTGACAACTTTTTACTCAGCAAATTTCGTCTGGCCTATTTGGCCTTTGAGGCGGGCAACTACCAGCTGACAATTGATGCACTGCATTATCCCAGTGTCGGCAAATTGCTTGCCCTGGTCGGCAACTATCTCATGGGTAAGGCCTACTACAAGTTGAACGAGCACAACAAGGCAATGGAGTGTTTTATCCAATGCACCACATTTGGATCACATGTGCCAGATATTTGGGGTTACCTGGCGTTGATCAATCTACAAATGGGCAACAATATGAATGCCCTCACGTGTTGGAAATATGCTAGAGTT GATCCCACAAAAGGAATCAGAGATGAGACCATCTTCGACGAGTTGGACATGATTGACATCGACACCGTGGATCTGTATGTAGATTATCCCAGTCCCACCAATAGTGGCACATCGATTTTGGGCGAAGATGATGACGATTAA
- the LOC6628210 gene encoding uncharacterized protein yields the protein MAHIGGFDYGEKLPAMGAGVTSSTALAIRNSTIIAHRLSIYLPQLLLPTRDPQKLIMEINCHVAQFRELLIFIGQTRDSPELREKIRRLRRSCVDACKQTAHLITPQSRHSQAASSSECRLQLQLLYQLTQQFRHELIRSHRLIELVPYDMTDYYAPARGAPSNLGNVISQILLCKQINPDFQQEELCSISKDAQELSELLDQLESHLPSPAPADEPDLHLDLHLPHSCDVNLAMSAWYKHQRRRSCRSRSRSLCCCLGSSHAN from the exons ATGGCCCACATTGGAGGCTTCGACTATGGCGAGAAGCTGCCAGCAATGGGCGCGGGCGTGACCAGCAGCACGGCTCTGGCCATACGGAATTCGACAATAATCGCGCATCGTTTGTCCATCTATttgccgcagctgctgttgcccacGCGGGATCCACAAAAG CTCATCATGGAAATCAACTGCCATGTGGCTCAATTCCGTGAGCTGCTCATCTTTATTGGCCAGACGCGCGATTCGCCCGAGCTGCGCGAGAAGATCCGTCGACTGCGACGCAGCTGCGTGGATGCCTGCAAGCAGACGGCGCATCTGATCACGCCGCAGTCCAGGCACAGCCAGGCGGCCAGCTCCAGTGAGTGCCGCttgcagctccagctgctctACCAGCTGACGCAGCAGTTCCGGCACGAGCTCATCAGGAGCCATCGGCTTATAGAGCTGGTGCCCTACGACATGACCGACTACTATG CACCCGCTCGCGGCGCACCCTCGAATCTGGGCAATGTGATTAGCCAGATATTGCTGTGCAAGCAAATCAATCCGGACTTCCAACAGGAGGAGCtgtgcagcatcagcaaggATGCGCAGGAGTTGAGCGAGCTGCTCGACCAGCTGGAATCGCATTTGCCCAGTCCCGCGCCCGCCGACGAACCGGACCTGCATCTGGACCTGCACCTGCCGCACAGCT GCGATGTTAACCTGGCCATGTCCGCCTGGTATAAACACCAGCGACGTCGCagctgccgcagtcgcagtcgcagtctctgctgctgccttggGTCATCCCACGCGAATTAG